The DNA region GGCGGAAGTCCTGCCGAGTTTTAGTGCAGTGGGTGCGGGGAATGGGGGAGAATAGGGATATGCGACGACGAGATTTCTTGGCTGGCGCGGCAGCGGCCGGTTTTGGTGCCCTGACCGCGAACGCCCTCGGTCAATCCACTGCATCGGCCAAACAGTTGGCCCGGATCCCCGAACGGAAGGGCAAATCGGTTGCCGGGCTCCGGCACAAGCCGATGGAAAAAGTCCGGGTCGCGGTGATCGGTGTCGGTGCGCGGGGCAGCGGGCACGTCGTCCAACTCGCGGCCATCGAAGGGGTTGAGGTCAAGGCCATCTGCGACTTGTACAAGGACTGGGCGGACAACGCCGCCGCCAACGTCGTCAAAGCCGGACAGCCCGCGCCAACTTTGTACGTCGGCGACCCCTACGCCTACAAGGAGATGATGAAGCGCGACGACATCGATGCCGTTTTCATCGCTACCCCATGGCAGTGGCACACCCCAATGGCCTTGTGCGCCATGCAAAACGGCAAGCACGCCTTCACAGAAGTCCCGGCGGCCCTCACCCTCGATGAATGTTGGGCCTTGGTCGACACCGCCGAAGAAACCCAACTCCACTGCATGATGATGGAGAACGTCAACTACGGACGGGAAGAACTGATGGTGCTTAACATGGTCCGGATGGGGGCACTCGGCGAACTGTTGCACGGAGAGGCAGCCTACATCCATGACCTCCGAGGCCAGATGCACGAAGAACAGCGGGGAACCGGAAGCTGGCGAACTTTGGAATACATGAGCCGGAATGGGAATCTCTATCCCACCCACGGCCTGGGGCCGGTTTCGCAATATATGGACATCTGCCGTGGCGACCGGTTCGACTTCCTGAGTTCGGTGAGCTGCAACAGCCGGATGCGCGAGATCTACGCCCGCGAAAACTTCCCAGAAGGGCACAAATGGCGTCGCGGCAAGTTCGTCTGCGGCGATCTGAATACCTCCATCATCCGTACGGTCAAAGGCCGGACAGTCATGGTGCAATGGGACGAACAACTCCCACGTCCTTACACCCGCCACAACCTGATCCAGGGCACCAAGGGGTGCTGGGGCGGGTTCCCCGATCGGTTGACCATTGAAGGCAAATACAAAACGGCCGAGGGCAAGGTGGTCGGCACCGAGGATTGGATGGAAAATGGCGACCTGGATAAGGTGTATGCCGAATTCGACCATCCCCTCTACAAAAAGCAAGGGGAGCTGGCCAAAAAGATGGGCGGCCACGGGGGCATGGATTTCCTCATGCTCTGGCGGATCATCTATTGCCTCCGCAACGGCGAGCCGCTCGATCAGAATGTGTACGAATCGGTTTCTTGGAGCGCCGTCACCCCGCTCAGCGAATACAGTGTGGCTAACCGGGGGGCTTCGGTCGATTTCCCCGACTTCACACGCGGGAGCTGGAAAACCGACAAGCCTTTGGGGATCGTCGATCCGAAAGTTTAGGCTCCACCATTACTGCCGCAGCATCCACGGTAATTCCGGCTGAGTAGAGGCCCTGGTCTACCATTGACCAGGGCCGGCCAGTTCAGCGTTCTAAGGGCCGATTCACCGCCGACGGCGGCGGGCGAGGCACGCCAGAGGGGCGAGAAGAAGCAGGCTGACCGGCTCCGGGACGACGGTGCCCTCAATTTGGATCGTGTTGAGCAGCGCGGAATTCGACCATGTCGCGCCGCCATCGTTGGAGAAGACGTTTCCGGTTGCCGTTGCCCAACCCGAATACGCTTGGCTCGGCGAACTTGAAAGCCAATTCCAGCTGACATTAGACAAGGAGCGGGCTTCGATGAAGTACCGGGTGGAAGGCTGCATGACAAATACTGCGTCTGCCGTAAAGGTGTAGTCCGCCCGCCCATCGACAAACGCCGAAGTCGGTGTGAACGAGACGATCCAGTTTGTCGGGTGTCCGCCGAAATCCTCCCTCAATTCAAACACAACGTCGGATGCATTCGGCATCGAATTGGCGAAAAATTGCAGGTGCACTTGCAAGGAATCGATCCGCATCAGCTCCGACCCGGTGCTGAAGCCCACGGCCTTGTTTTGAGTCGTGGTGATCCCATTCCCGGAAATCTGGGATGTCTGGGGGTAGTTCGTCAAGATGATGTCGGCGTGGGACGATGCCCCAACGATCCCCAAGGCAACAACTGTCAGGATTCGGTTCATGATGCTCTCCAAATTGCCAATTGGCACTTAAACAGTATCACAATTGCCGGCCCAGCGGGGGAGAAATCTTTCACTCCGCCAACTGACGCGTAAACTTAACCTCGCACACCGTCCAACCAAGGCGGTTTTCGATTTTGAAAGTTCCGCCCAATGCGCCAGAAAGCGATCGGATGATCTGGAGTCCCAATTGCCCCCCTTGTACGGGGTCGAACTCTGCGGGGAGCGGGTCGCCATCGTTGCTGACCCAAATTCCGATTTCGCCATCTAGCTCTTCGATCGTGATGTGGATTTCGCCGCGGGCCGCTCGTTCGAACCCGTGTTCCACCGCGTTTTGGATCATCTCGTTGAGGATTAGGGCAACTTGCGTTGCTTGATTGGTGTTGAGGTGGACATCGTCGCCGCGCACGCTGAACCGGATCGATTTACCCGGCATGATGAACGACTGTTGCTGGTGGTGTCCCAAGGTTTCGGCAATATGCTTCAGGCTGACGTGGTCCAAGTCGTCCCGGCTCAGCAGCTCGTGAACGGCGGCAATGGCTTGGATGCGCGAGAGGGAATCCTGCAGGGCCTCTTCCATAGATTTGTAATGTGATTGCCGGAGTTGCAGGCGCAGGAGGGAAGCGACTTGTTGCAGGTTGTTTTTGACCCGGTGGTGCATCTCCTGCATCAGCGTGTTGCGAACCTGGAGCCGGGTGTGTTCGATGCTTACGGCCGCTTGCTTGGCCAATGTTTCCAAAATGGAAATCTCATCTTCTCCGAATTGGCGGATTTCGCCGGTGTAGCAACTCATCACGCCGACTGGGCGGTTTTGCACGATCAGTGGGATGCAGACCATGCTCCGGAGTCCCTGTTCTTCGGCCAGGTCGTGTCCGATGTAGTCCGCCTCATGCCGGACATCGTCGATAAAAACGGGTTTGCGCAACTGGATCGCCTTGCCGGCAATGCTCTCGCCCAGCTTGATGGCCCGCTTCCGCTGGTACGCCTTGTTTGTGGCCTGGGTGGCGCGCAAAATGAGTTCGCCTCGCTCTGCATCCAACAGGCGCACGGTCACCACCCGGTAGTTGAAGCGCTTTGCCGTCAGGTTCACCAACAACTGCAAAACCTCTTCCAGATAAGGCGATTCGGTAAGAGAGCGGGCTACCTCGCTGAGGGCATCCAGTTTGTTGAGGTGGGAACCGCTTGCAAACCCCGCTTGGAACCCGGCAAGGGCCGACATGGCCCTGTGGACTGCCAACTCCAATTCCGGATCCTCAAGGTCGTCTGCCGGCCAAAGACCCCGTTTGCGCAAAAAAACGACCCCGGAGTTGTCTTCGGAGGAACGGTAGGGGATGATCCGGGCAGAAACGAATTCCGGGAGGTCGAACTCCTCGACATGCCGGCTTTCATGGTGGGAAGGCAAGTCGCTTTCGATGTCGATCTTTCGGCCGCTCGTGTAGGCCCGGCCGGCCAACCCGACTCCTTTGGCAAGCCGGATACGCTCGATGAGCTCAGGGTCGAATGTGCTGGCGGCCAACACCAGCCCCCCACCTGGGGAAGCCGTCAAGATGTCGCAGGCATCGGCTTTGGCAAGCCCTTTCAAAAACTGGGCCGCATGCGCCAAACGTTCGCGCTCATTTGCGCACTCCGCCCAAGCCTCGAACAGCCGCTTCATGGCGGTAGTTTAGGCCGGGCCGATGGCGGTTGTGCGCATTTGGGCCGGATCGAACAGGCGTTGGGCCAGACCTTGAACCTGATCCCGGGTGACCGCGTTGATTTTTGCGACTGTCTCTTCGACCGGGATTTGACGGCCATAGACCAATTCGTTCTTAGCCATCCGTTGCATCCTGGCCGATGTGCTTTCCAGGCCTAACACCATGTTGCCAGCGATCTGGCGCTGGACCTTGGCCACCTCATCGGCAGAGGGCCCTTCGGACATCATCTTGTCCAGCTCGGTGCGGACGACATCTTGAACCTGTCCCCAGGTTTTCGGCCCCGTTCCGCCATAAATCGTGAAGGCTCCACCCGCCGTGTAACTCAGCATATAGCTGCCGATGGCGTAAACCAACCCCCGTTTCTCGCGGACTTCTTGGAACAGGCGGCTGCTCATCCCCCCGCCGAGGACTCCATCGAGCACCACGAGCGTGTAAAAGTCGTCGTCATAGTAGTTCATGCCGCTTGTGCCGATGCAGAAATGAACCTGCTCGACCTCTTTGGCGACATAGTTCGTTCCAGCATGGGGCTCGGGCCGGGCTTTAGGGGTTTCTTCCGAGGCCGGCTTTAAATGTCCCAGATTGACTCCTGCCCAGTTTGCAAACTCCTGGTGGTCGACTTTGCCGGCGGCCGCCACCATGACGGTGCCCGCGTGGTATCGCCGATCCATGTAGGTGGCAAGGTCGTCTCGGGTGAAAGCGCCGACCGACTCTTTGGTGCCAATGATGGAAAGGCCATATTCGCTTTGCGGCCACAAACCTTGGATGTGGAGATCGTGGACGTGGTCGCCGGGTTCGTCTTCGCCCCGCTTGATCTCCTCGATCACTACCCCCTTTTCGCGCTCCAGCTCTTCTGGGTCGAGCAGGGCATTGGCGACCATGTCGCTGAGGACGTCGAACCCGACCCCGCAATCGTCAGCCAGGACGCGGCAGTAGTAGCACGTTCGCTCTTTGTCCGTGAAGGCATTGAGCATCCCGCCGCGCCCCTCGATCGCCTCGGCGATTTGTTGGCTGGAGCGTTTGGGAGTGCCCTTGAAAAGCATGTGCTCGATAAAGTGGGTGATCCCCGCTTCGCCCTCTTGTTCATGGGTTGAACCGGTGGCGCACCAGATGCCGATGCTGGCGCTGCCGACATGCGGGAGGTTTTCGGTCAGGACGCGAACCCCGTTGGGAAGCACGGATTTTTGGATAGGTTCCATAAGAGTGATCAGCCGACGGTGCTGGTGACCGCCCCAAGGTTTTCAACAACCACCCGGATCTTGTCGCCGGGCTCCAACTGGCGGCCCAAGGGTGTGGACTCCAGGTCTGGCAAGGGAAGCGGGGGCCAAGCGACCACCTCGCCCGTGCCCATCGGGGACCGCAGGCTGGCCCGTTGCAACAGGTCGTAGAATTCCACGTCGAAAGCGTAGGCCACTTCTTCGACAATCGGGACGTTGTTCACATACAAGCTGTAAACAAATTGAAAAGCCGATTTGGTCTCGCGGACCAAATAGCCGCTCAGTTCCTCCGGCGTGACCAAGAAGGGGGAGAGCAATGCGCCGATATCGTGGCTTTCTGTCCATACCCCGGGGCTTAAACCGGCTTCTTGTTGAAGCGACCGGTCGGTGAAGCAGAGCAGGAAGGTGTAGCCCAACAGATACCGCTCGGCCTCGTTCCGATCGATCATCTGGTCGCCGTCTTGCAACACTCCGGCGATCCGGAGTTCAATCCCCAACTGCTCCACTTGGGGCGGCATGGAAAGCGATTCGTTCGTCCCCTTGAGCTGGGCGGGGTTCATAAAGAAGTAGCTCAAAATAAACTCGCCCGGGGAAACCTCGGTTTCTTCAAAGAGCCGGACGGCTGGCGGTTGGCCGATCGGCGAGAGGAAAACCACATTGGCCGGGTCGTGGATGCCGGCGGCCGAAGTGCCGTCGGTTTCGTAAATTTTGCCTTCGTGGTAGACGCCGGTGCGCGGATCGTCGGCCCGGTTGGCAACAAGGAAGCGGCAAAGTTTCACTTGACGGCCACCTTAATCGATCTGCACCATATCGTAGGCTTCGACGACGTCGCCTTCTTTGAACTCGTCCCAGTTCACAAACCGGAGTCCGCAATCTTGGCCGGCGAACATCTCGCGCACATCTTGTTTGACGTTGCGCAGAGATTCGACCGTCCCTTCGTAAACCAGTTCGCCGCCCCGGGTGACCCGCACCTTGTCGTTGCGCAAGATTTTGCCATCGGTGACGTGCGAACCTGCGACCTTGCCCGCCTTGGTGAGCTTGAACACGGCCCGGATTTCGACGGTGCCGTGGTAATCCTCTTCGAACTTGGGTTCGAGCATCCCCTTGACGGCAGCTTCGATATCCTCGATCAGTTCATAGATGATTGTGTAGGTTCGGATTTCGACCTTTTGGCGGTCGGCTTCGGTTTTGGCTTTGGGTTCCGGTTTGACGTTGAATCCCACGCAGATCGCATTTGCGGTGCTGGCGAGCAAGATGTCGGATTCGGTGACGCTCCCCACCCCGGCATGCAGGATTTTGACGTTCACTTCCTCGTTCTCGATTTTTTCGATAAGGCCCCGGACGGCTTCGACCGAGCCTTGGACGTCGGCCTTGATGATGAGATTGAGATCCTTAACGTCGCTCCCGGCCAAGTGTTTGCGCAAGTCGCGCAGGCTCAGCTTCTTTTTAGCGCCAGTGTTGAGGCGTGCCTTGGCTTGGTCGGCCCTTTCATTGGCGACTTCGCGGGCTTCCCGCTCATCATGGGCGTATTCAACCGGATCGCCAGCCCCCGGGACTTCATTCAGCCCCAGGATCTCGACCGGCTGGCTTGGGCCTGCTGATTTGACCCGCTCGCCGGCGTAGTCGGTCATGGCTTTGATCTTGCCCCAGGTCTGGCCGACGACGACCACGTCTCCGACCTTCAATGTGCCGTTTTCGACTAAGACGGTAGCCACCGGGCCGCGACCCTTTTCCAACTGGGCTTCGATGACGACACCGTGAAACTCCGCCTTGGGGTTGGCCTTGAGTTCCAGGACTTCGGCCTGGAGGAGAATCATTTCCAACAGATGGGGGACACCTTCGCCAGTGTGGGCGCTGACGGGGCAGACGATGACGTCGCCGCCATAGGCCTCGGGCACCAATTCATGCTGGGGCAGGGCCATCAAAACCTTGTCCACGTTGGCGGAAGGCTTGTCGATTTTGTTGACGGCGACGATGATTGGAACCTTCGCGTTTTTGGCGTGGGAAATCGCTTCTTGGGTTTGGGGCATGATGCCGTCGTCGGCGGCGACCACCAAAATCGCGATGTCCGTGACCTGGGCTCCCCGCGCCCGCATGGCCGTGAACGCGGCGTGGCCCGGAGTGTCCAAAAACGTGATCGTCCCTTCTGGCAAGTTCACCTGGTAGGCCCCAATATGCTGGGTGATCCCGCCGTGCTCTTTACTGACGACATTCGCCTTGCGGATGTAGTCGAGCAGGCTAGTTTTGCCGTGGTCGACATGGCCAAGAATGGTGACGACAGGGGGACGGATGATCTCCCCGTTAGAGTCGGCAGCCGGCTTGGCCGCCGAAGCGGACTTGGCTTTGGGGGCCGCATCTTCCCATCGGACGGACTTGCCGAATTCGGAAACGACCTGGGCGGTCAGGTCGTCGGCCAACACCGTGGTCAGGGTGGCCATCGTCTTGAACTTCTTGATGAGGGTCAAGACGACTTCTTTGTCGGGGACACCCAATGCGGCGGCGATATCGCGTGGCGTCCTGCCTCGGGGCATGGCGATGCCGTCGGCCGAATCAGCCGCGTGTTCGGAAACCGACTCTTTGATGAACTCGAGGGTTTCCCCGTCGGCTTCAAACGTGTTGTCTTCAACGGCGACCTCAAGATCCGCAAGAACCTCAAGCACGGCCGATGGGGACGCACCGAGTTCCTTGGCAAGCTCGTTGACGTTGATGGGCATTCGGATTGACTTTACCTCTGTTGGCATAACGTGGATTGAACTGCGGCTTCGAGCACTTCGCCCGAGACTGGTTGCCGGAGCGCCCGGCTGGCACTGCGTGCGTGCACCGCCCGGCGGCAATTCTCGCCCGGGCAAATGTAAAAACTC from Armatimonadota bacterium includes:
- a CDS encoding Gfo/Idh/MocA family oxidoreductase, translating into MGENRDMRRRDFLAGAAAAGFGALTANALGQSTASAKQLARIPERKGKSVAGLRHKPMEKVRVAVIGVGARGSGHVVQLAAIEGVEVKAICDLYKDWADNAAANVVKAGQPAPTLYVGDPYAYKEMMKRDDIDAVFIATPWQWHTPMALCAMQNGKHAFTEVPAALTLDECWALVDTAEETQLHCMMMENVNYGREELMVLNMVRMGALGELLHGEAAYIHDLRGQMHEEQRGTGSWRTLEYMSRNGNLYPTHGLGPVSQYMDICRGDRFDFLSSVSCNSRMREIYARENFPEGHKWRRGKFVCGDLNTSIIRTVKGRTVMVQWDEQLPRPYTRHNLIQGTKGCWGGFPDRLTIEGKYKTAEGKVVGTEDWMENGDLDKVYAEFDHPLYKKQGELAKKMGGHGGMDFLMLWRIIYCLRNGEPLDQNVYESVSWSAVTPLSEYSVANRGASVDFPDFTRGSWKTDKPLGIVDPKV
- a CDS encoding GAF domain-containing protein; amino-acid sequence: MKRLFEAWAECANERERLAHAAQFLKGLAKADACDILTASPGGGLVLAASTFDPELIERIRLAKGVGLAGRAYTSGRKIDIESDLPSHHESRHVEEFDLPEFVSARIIPYRSSEDNSGVVFLRKRGLWPADDLEDPELELAVHRAMSALAGFQAGFASGSHLNKLDALSEVARSLTESPYLEEVLQLLVNLTAKRFNYRVVTVRLLDAERGELILRATQATNKAYQRKRAIKLGESIAGKAIQLRKPVFIDDVRHEADYIGHDLAEEQGLRSMVCIPLIVQNRPVGVMSCYTGEIRQFGEDEISILETLAKQAAVSIEHTRLQVRNTLMQEMHHRVKNNLQQVASLLRLQLRQSHYKSMEEALQDSLSRIQAIAAVHELLSRDDLDHVSLKHIAETLGHHQQQSFIMPGKSIRFSVRGDDVHLNTNQATQVALILNEMIQNAVEHGFERAARGEIHITIEELDGEIGIWVSNDGDPLPAEFDPVQGGQLGLQIIRSLSGALGGTFKIENRLGWTVCEVKFTRQLAE
- a CDS encoding insulinase family protein; its protein translation is MEPIQKSVLPNGVRVLTENLPHVGSASIGIWCATGSTHEQEGEAGITHFIEHMLFKGTPKRSSQQIAEAIEGRGGMLNAFTDKERTCYYCRVLADDCGVGFDVLSDMVANALLDPEELEREKGVVIEEIKRGEDEPGDHVHDLHIQGLWPQSEYGLSIIGTKESVGAFTRDDLATYMDRRYHAGTVMVAAAGKVDHQEFANWAGVNLGHLKPASEETPKARPEPHAGTNYVAKEVEQVHFCIGTSGMNYYDDDFYTLVVLDGVLGGGMSSRLFQEVREKRGLVYAIGSYMLSYTAGGAFTIYGGTGPKTWGQVQDVVRTELDKMMSEGPSADEVAKVQRQIAGNMVLGLESTSARMQRMAKNELVYGRQIPVEETVAKINAVTRDQVQGLAQRLFDPAQMRTTAIGPA
- a CDS encoding fumarylacetoacetate hydrolase family protein → MKLCRFLVANRADDPRTGVYHEGKIYETDGTSAAGIHDPANVVFLSPIGQPPAVRLFEETEVSPGEFILSYFFMNPAQLKGTNESLSMPPQVEQLGIELRIAGVLQDGDQMIDRNEAERYLLGYTFLLCFTDRSLQQEAGLSPGVWTESHDIGALLSPFLVTPEELSGYLVRETKSAFQFVYSLYVNNVPIVEEVAYAFDVEFYDLLQRASLRSPMGTGEVVAWPPLPLPDLESTPLGRQLEPGDKIRVVVENLGAVTSTVG
- the infB gene encoding translation initiation factor IF-2 — translated: MPINVNELAKELGASPSAVLEVLADLEVAVEDNTFEADGETLEFIKESVSEHAADSADGIAMPRGRTPRDIAAALGVPDKEVVLTLIKKFKTMATLTTVLADDLTAQVVSEFGKSVRWEDAAPKAKSASAAKPAADSNGEIIRPPVVTILGHVDHGKTSLLDYIRKANVVSKEHGGITQHIGAYQVNLPEGTITFLDTPGHAAFTAMRARGAQVTDIAILVVAADDGIMPQTQEAISHAKNAKVPIIVAVNKIDKPSANVDKVLMALPQHELVPEAYGGDVIVCPVSAHTGEGVPHLLEMILLQAEVLELKANPKAEFHGVVIEAQLEKGRGPVATVLVENGTLKVGDVVVVGQTWGKIKAMTDYAGERVKSAGPSQPVEILGLNEVPGAGDPVEYAHDEREAREVANERADQAKARLNTGAKKKLSLRDLRKHLAGSDVKDLNLIIKADVQGSVEAVRGLIEKIENEEVNVKILHAGVGSVTESDILLASTANAICVGFNVKPEPKAKTEADRQKVEIRTYTIIYELIEDIEAAVKGMLEPKFEEDYHGTVEIRAVFKLTKAGKVAGSHVTDGKILRNDKVRVTRGGELVYEGTVESLRNVKQDVREMFAGQDCGLRFVNWDEFKEGDVVEAYDMVQID